The Capra hircus breed San Clemente chromosome 25, ASM170441v1, whole genome shotgun sequence nucleotide sequence gccgCATTTTACATCCTCAGGAGCGAAAGACAAGGGCTGCAGGCCGGAAACTCTGGCTTTCTTTTAATAGTCGCCGTGCTAACGACTAGGAGGTGGCGTCTTATCGCGGTTTTGATGCGCTTCCCTTATTACCagtgatgttgagtgtctttCTGTGAGTTTATGGACTATTCGTACATCTTAGGAGAAACATCTTTTCTAGCCCTTCGCCTGCTTTTGAGTCAGGTTGTTTCTGCTGTTGTGCACCCTGGACCCCCTCATCAGGTGCGCAGTCTGCAGACGCTTCGTCCCTCTCTGCGGCTCTTTTCCGCTCCTGACGGTGCCCCCCGATCGGTCCAGTTAGCCTGTTCTTCCCTTCTGTCGCCTGTTTCTTTCGTTGGTTTGCCCCcatgtttctttttctgagagTTTTATGGTTCTGGCTCTTcagtttaggtctttgatccctCTTGAGAAAATGTTTGTATCCAGGGTGAGGTAAGGGCCGCTTTTCATTCCTTCAGATGTCTGATTTTGAAGCATGTAGTTTGTAATCTGAGTCCTCGAACGGAGGAAGGGGTAGCCCCTGAGTGTGGACTCCAGATCCCAGGCCAATTAGGGCGGGCCTCGGCCCTGATAGAAGGTGCTGCCCAGGTGTCCTTGGCACCTAACGCCCCCTCTGGAGGGCATGGGGTCGCCAGCCCGTGCAGGCGGCACTGCCCTGCTTCCTTCCGTGTGCGGCCGCACCCAGCTCCGGCCCCATGGCACAGAGCGGGACGCGCCGGGCCCGGCCTGGGAACGTGGCTGGTGTTTCCTTTCCAGTCGCCTATGACTTTCTGGCCGCAGAAGACGTGAACAAGGACAAGATCCAGGATATtctctttctttataaaaataccAACAGCAGCCGCGGCAATTCCAGCCTTTCCTGTGCTGATGGAGGTACGTTTTGTTTTTATCCCAAAGCTGAGCGCTccctgcaggaggaggaggggtccCCAGGCCTGCTTGGGGTTTGGGGGAGGCAGCTGGCGGAAGTCCTGGACATGCCCACATCGCCCCCTCCCCGTCTGACCCCCAAGGGCTTGGGGCCAAGGCCCAGGGTCACGCTGCAGCCAGCGGCTGCCCTCCCTCCAGGCTTTTCCTGCCCCTGCACCTTCGTGGCCGCTGTGTCTGGGGCCAGCGGCAGCGTCCTCTGGGAGAGGCCTGTGGCCCAGGATGGGGCCTTCGTGGAGTGCGGCATCCTGCAGCCCAGGGGCAGCTCGGCGCCCTCTGCCTGTGTCGTCCTCGGCAGGCCCGGCTCTCTCGTCGCTGTGGACACGCTCACAGGTGGGCTGCTCCCTGCAGCAGGCCTCCCAGGCTCGAGGGTCTCAGGGCTGCACGCTCCTCAGGGCTCAGCTCGCCCTCCCCGGGGGCAGCGAATCTGGACAGGAGGGAAGGCACGGGCCTGGGGGCCGTGAGGAGTCACACTCCattgttctcccctccagtgcaGCTGCGGGCACCTGAGGCTGAGGCAGCCAGCTGCTGCCCACTCGCGGGGCAGGTGCAGGTACCAGGCCAGGTCTAGGGGGAGCAGGGTGTGCGCCAGTCCAGCTCGAGCCGTGAGGCGCGTTCACGCCTTAAAGACAACAGGCCCAGGTCCCTTTCCAAGGCCTTGAGGAATCCTGTGCCTTGACGCTAGGGTGGTTCAAGGTGGCACTTGCTTTATAAGCAGTGGTTTTAAGGACAGGcaggaaaataaagaggaaatgttCTAAGAACACGTCTAAATACGGATGCGGGCAGGTTGTACCTGTGTCAGACACTGTCAGGTCAGCACCTGCAGTCCCCGGGTCCCCACCAGGCTGCACCTTCATTCTTGCCCGGTGCGTGCAcgtgtgtgaccccagagagcaGCGGTGAGCCAGACCCTGCCCACCCGGGAAGGGGAGGTCCACGTCGGCCAACCTGCAAACACGATGCGGGCAGAGGAGGGGCCTGCTGCCAGAAGGACACCGTTGACCGTGCCTGCGGGCCACGCGGTGGTCACACACACAGTGCTTGGGTACTGTGTTCTGTTTCAGGGAAGACCTTGTGGAGCCAGCTCAGCAGCTTTGGGGGAAACGTGTCTGTCCTGAGCCCTCTGCTCCGCGTGCCTGACCTTGATGCCGACGGGGCCCCGGACCTGCTGGTCCTCATCCAGGAGGAGAACCAGGTACCGCCCCATCCCAGCTGTGCCGCCTCCCCATCGGGGCCTTGTCCGGGGCCCTGAGATGGGCAGAGAGCACGCTCCCCGCCAGAGCTGCAGGCAGCCCCGTGGCCCCCAGCCTCATCAGCCCTGGACGCCCCGCCGGCGCACTGAGCCCCGTCTCCTCCCCTCATGCTGCAGGTCAACGGCTCCATCTACTCGGGTGGCACCGGGCAGCAGGTCAGCCCCCCGGACAGCCTGGGTGTGGACGGCGCCAGCGGCTCCATCCTCCACGTCACCAGGGCGGGGGCCCACTACATCCTCGTCCCCTGCGGTACGTGGCACCCGCGGCCCCAGGATGGCCTCCTCCACGGGCCTGCTGGCACCTGGGTGGAGACGGGTGTGGGGCTGGCTGTGCCTCCAGGGATGCGAGGGCCTTGCCGCTGAGAGGGGACGAGGCTCTTCTGTGTTCCCAGGCACCGCCCTCTGTAGCCGCTCCATTAAGGGCCTGTACGAGAAGGTCAGCAGGAGGCACAGCCCGCTCAAGAGCGACCCCCTCTGGGAGGACATGCTCAGCGCCACGTCGCACAGGCTGGTTGTGCACAGGTGGGGGGAGCGAGGAGCCGTGGGGGGCACAGGCCGTGTGCCAGGGGTCTAGGGTCACCCTGGGCTCAAACTCAGAAACCTGGCGCCTAGAAGTGGAATAAAAACTGGGAGAAGATGGGCGCCCCCGGGCTCGCTGGTCTCTGCATCAAGCGAGGTTCTCTTGTTATCCTGAAACTGGAGAAGCAAGAAACGTGAGGCTCCGCCCTGGGAGCCCCACAGGCGCGCTGGGGAGTCGGGGGAGAGGACGGGGAGCATCCCGCCCCAGCCCTGCGGGGGccccctcccatccctcccacccctgcagcTCGGGGGCCATCCGCTACCTGATGAATGTGCCAGGGAAGGCGGGCGATGACCTGCTTCTCGTGAGCACCGAGGCCTGCGTGCTGCTGGACGGGCAGGACCTGACGCCCAGGTGGACCTTCGGGACAACCCAGGTCCTGAGGTATGGGGTCCTTCTGCAGAGAACCGGGCCCTCCAGCCTGTCCCCCTGTGGAGACCTGGGGACAACGCCACTGCCTGTCACCTGGTGCCACCCTGCTGGGGGGGGGTCGTGAGAACCCCACTGATGACAGCAGCCCCTCCTCACTGGCACGCCCCATCCCGGGCACCTCCTCACAAAGGCCCTGCATGAGCCCCCTCTCGGCTCTCCTTCTAGAAAACCTGTTCTTGGCCACTACAAACCCGACACCCCAGCCGTGCTTGTCGAGAACGGGACCGGCTCCGACAGACAGGTCAGCGGCACTTCCTCCAGCCTCGGCTCTACTCACAGCTGGGAGCAGGACCAGGGCCCCGCGAGCCGCCCCCAGGGCTGCAACCTGTCCTCTGCCTCCGACAGGTGCTGCTCCTGGATCTTGGCTCTGGGGCCGTCCTGTGGAGCCAGGTCCTCCCGGGCCTCCCTGGGGACCCGCCGTCCGCCAGCCTGCCCACCGCAGACCACCGCTCCGCCTT carries:
- the FAM234A gene encoding protein FAM234A; the protein is MTDGKDLEAEIHPLKSENRKVPENAGAPAGKEPRGTPAPQTRLSRCRTAAFFLSLFACLLVVFVVSFIIPCPDRPASQGVWRIDYNAAVAYDFLAAEDVNKDKIQDILFLYKNTNSSRGNSSLSCADGGFSCPCTFVAAVSGASGSVLWERPVAQDGAFVECGILQPRGSSAPSACVVLGRPGSLVAVDTLTGKTLWSQLSSFGGNVSVLSPLLRVPDLDADGAPDLLVLIQEENQVNGSIYSGGTGQQVSPPDSLGVDGASGSILHVTRAGAHYILVPCGTALCSRSIKGLYEKVSRRHSPLKSDPLWEDMLSATSHRLVVHSSGAIRYLMNVPGKAGDDLLLVSTEACVLLDGQDLTPRWTFGTTQVLRKPVLGHYKPDTPAVLVENGTGSDRQVLLLDLGSGAVLWSQVLPGLPGDPPSASLPTADHRSAFFFWGVHEPTDSNQTEPGAAGHRLYMLHPTLPGVLLELDSVSAPIVAFQVVLLEPGRHAAYILLTGPASPNPPGLVSVTKQKVQDLVLGGRVVRLAEGSPESDQAVRDRLSRLRYRSEA